In Pseudobacter ginsenosidimutans, the following are encoded in one genomic region:
- a CDS encoding RNA polymerase sigma factor: protein MSLIDGLKTSNETALRRAFELFQEPLYRYIFDKTRSPELAKEVVQLTFIKLWKYRHSLKAEISLSSVLFRIARTIMIDELRKQKALRKAELHQSGPVQWELVTESVSYNDTLRKLELLIRQMPPVRQRVFRLSRLNCYSYSEIASMLSISTKTVENHIHLALKFIKPFFPVLIFMSGTLLFNIVLL from the coding sequence ATGTCATTAATTGATGGATTAAAAACCAGCAACGAAACTGCTTTGCGCAGAGCTTTTGAGCTATTCCAGGAGCCCTTGTACAGGTATATTTTCGACAAAACAAGGTCCCCGGAATTAGCAAAAGAAGTTGTTCAGCTTACATTCATCAAGCTCTGGAAATACCGTCATAGCTTAAAAGCAGAGATTTCATTGTCTTCGGTCTTATTCCGCATAGCAAGGACCATCATGATCGATGAGCTGAGAAAACAGAAGGCTCTTCGCAAAGCCGAGCTCCATCAATCAGGACCGGTGCAATGGGAGCTGGTTACTGAAAGCGTTTCTTATAACGACACTTTACGAAAACTGGAATTACTGATCAGGCAGATGCCGCCCGTAAGACAGCGTGTATTCAGGCTGAGCAGGCTGAACTGTTACAGTTACAGCGAAATTGCTTCAATGCTTTCCATTTCCACCAAAACCGTAGAGAACCATATCCATCTCGCATTGAAATTCATCAAGCCATTTTTCCCGGTTTTGATATTCATGAGCGGAACTTTATTATTCAATATAGTACTGTTATAA
- a CDS encoding MutS-related protein, with product MNKEVKSFCTDKQTTEDLNLLGKYKTDSVFSLFNRTKTKGGEQLLEQYFQQPLTQAAAIEERQWNIKSLVGKAIVFPVGDQEFGALEQYITSFAPVSKARLFTEVFKRKSKAIAGMREEQEHVNALLTDGLKALLQLRDWFKGTLAGIDSAYLQNLTGRYLPLLENKLLELPEKGIASGNLSVIQQSKYESFLRGSNHEAFNSLLRDCYELDLFLGIAAMIEEKNYSFPVIHHGQNALLKLKGAYHPGLKKAIGNDLQLDARQNLLFLTGANMAGKSTFMKTIGICFYLAHMGFPVPASEMETSVYDGFYSSINLPDNISKGYSHFYAEVLRVKDVAVEVAAGKKLLIIFDELFKGTNVKDAFDATSGVAKAMLDYKQSLFVLSTHIVEVGALLQQEAVGIQYKYMPSLLEAHTTRYTYTLQEGISDDRHGMMIIRQEGIFDLFPSKKLRNS from the coding sequence ATGAATAAGGAAGTGAAATCGTTTTGTACCGATAAGCAGACTACGGAGGACCTTAACTTATTGGGCAAGTATAAAACCGATTCTGTTTTTTCTCTTTTTAACCGTACAAAAACGAAAGGAGGAGAGCAACTGCTGGAACAGTATTTCCAGCAGCCGCTTACACAGGCAGCTGCCATAGAAGAGCGTCAGTGGAATATCAAATCATTGGTTGGAAAGGCGATTGTTTTTCCAGTCGGGGATCAGGAGTTCGGGGCGCTGGAACAATACATCACAAGCTTTGCACCCGTTAGCAAAGCCAGATTGTTCACCGAGGTTTTCAAAAGAAAATCAAAAGCAATAGCCGGAATGCGAGAAGAACAGGAGCATGTGAATGCGCTGCTCACAGATGGTTTAAAGGCATTGCTGCAACTCCGCGATTGGTTTAAGGGAACATTGGCAGGCATCGATTCCGCCTATCTTCAAAACCTGACCGGGCGCTATCTTCCTTTGCTGGAGAATAAATTGCTGGAGCTGCCTGAAAAGGGTATTGCATCCGGTAATTTATCGGTTATACAACAAAGTAAGTATGAATCTTTTCTTCGTGGCAGCAACCATGAAGCGTTCAATTCCCTGCTCCGTGATTGTTATGAGCTGGACCTTTTCCTGGGCATCGCAGCAATGATAGAGGAAAAGAATTATAGTTTTCCGGTTATCCATCATGGTCAGAACGCGTTGCTGAAGCTGAAGGGAGCTTATCATCCCGGTTTGAAAAAGGCCATTGGTAATGATCTGCAACTGGATGCCAGACAGAACCTGCTGTTCCTTACCGGCGCCAATATGGCCGGGAAGTCCACCTTCATGAAAACCATTGGTATCTGTTTTTACCTGGCGCATATGGGGTTTCCTGTTCCTGCAAGTGAAATGGAAACCTCCGTGTATGATGGTTTCTATTCTTCTATCAATCTACCTGATAATATCAGTAAGGGGTACAGCCATTTTTACGCAGAAGTACTGCGCGTAAAGGATGTGGCTGTTGAAGTGGCGGCAGGCAAAAAGCTGTTGATCATTTTTGATGAACTCTTTAAGGGCACCAATGTAAAGGATGCCTTCGACGCCACTTCAGGCGTGGCCAAAGCCATGCTGGATTATAAGCAGAGCCTGTTTGTTCTGAGTACCCATATTGTTGAAGTAGGAGCGCTGCTGCAACAGGAAGCAGTTGGGATCCAATATAAATATATGCCCTCTCTGCTGGAAGCTCATACTACCCGGTATACCTATACGCTGCAGGAGGGAATTTCGGATGATCGCCATGGTATGATGATCATCCGGCAGGAAGGGATCTTCGATCTCTTTCCTTCAAAGAAATTGCGAAATAGTTAA
- a CDS encoding MutS-related protein, translated as MIFNADKQTLDDLNIFGKKGKESVYSLFNRTYTTGGAAKLEQIFHYPTTGETEIRDRSETIQFFCRSSSAFPLEAVWIEVMVAYLSDRDSRTLLRADGETMESKLNKWLGVDTRLNFTQKALKAIGECLTHLRAFLEKTADNRYSTSFQKMQNEVKTILDDQEFRLTYASLMEGRLSFEQMASCDRFFRFTHYDQLQTILEYVYWLDIYISVATVARERKLAFAEVLPGSDQQLDIKGFYHPLVPDALGNDIQMNASRRVLFLTGANMAGKSTLMKSFGITVFLAHIGFPIPADSMKFTVNDGLYTTINLSDSIQMGHSHFYAEVLRVKKVSMELAAGKKLIIIFDELFRGTNVKDAHEATVAVTSLYSELENSLMLVSTHIVEAADNLRENCRNIQYSYMPTVMKHNIPVYTYVLTEGVTQDRHGMLIIQNEGILDILANGKKAQYYE; from the coding sequence ATGATCTTCAATGCAGATAAGCAAACCCTGGATGATTTGAACATCTTTGGGAAAAAAGGAAAAGAGTCTGTTTATTCTCTCTTTAACCGGACCTACACAACAGGCGGCGCAGCGAAGCTGGAGCAGATCTTTCATTATCCCACTACCGGAGAAACGGAGATCAGGGACCGGAGTGAAACGATACAATTCTTCTGCCGGTCTTCTTCCGCCTTTCCGCTGGAAGCAGTCTGGATTGAGGTGATGGTGGCTTATTTATCCGATCGTGATAGCAGGACCCTGCTGAGAGCGGATGGCGAGACCATGGAAAGCAAGCTGAATAAATGGTTGGGGGTAGACACCCGGTTGAACTTCACACAAAAAGCCCTGAAGGCAATAGGAGAATGCCTGACGCATTTACGCGCTTTCCTGGAAAAAACTGCTGATAACAGATACAGTACTTCTTTTCAAAAAATGCAAAATGAGGTAAAGACTATCCTGGATGATCAGGAATTCAGGTTAACATATGCTTCCCTGATGGAAGGCCGGTTATCTTTTGAACAGATGGCCTCCTGCGACAGGTTCTTCCGCTTTACCCATTATGATCAGCTGCAAACCATTTTAGAGTATGTATACTGGTTAGATATTTATATTTCTGTTGCCACTGTTGCCAGGGAAAGAAAACTGGCTTTTGCGGAAGTACTGCCCGGTAGCGATCAGCAACTGGATATAAAAGGATTTTATCATCCGTTGGTGCCAGATGCATTGGGAAATGATATACAAATGAATGCCTCACGGCGTGTATTGTTCCTCACGGGGGCTAATATGGCAGGAAAATCAACCCTGATGAAATCCTTTGGTATCACGGTTTTTCTGGCGCATATCGGTTTCCCCATCCCTGCTGATTCCATGAAGTTTACGGTTAATGATGGACTTTATACTACCATCAATCTTTCTGACAGTATACAAATGGGACATAGTCATTTTTATGCAGAGGTGTTGAGAGTGAAAAAAGTATCGATGGAACTGGCAGCAGGGAAAAAGCTCATCATCATATTCGATGAATTATTCCGGGGAACGAATGTGAAAGATGCACATGAAGCTACTGTTGCCGTTACTTCCCTCTATTCGGAGCTGGAAAACAGTCTGATGCTGGTATCAACCCATATTGTTGAAGCGGCGGATAACCTGCGCGAGAACTGCAGGAACATTCAATATTCCTATATGCCTACAGTGATGAAGCACAATATACCTGTTTACACTTATGTTCTGACTGAAGGGGTAACGCAGGATCGTCATGGTATGCTGATCATTCAAAACGAAGGTATCCTGGACATTTTAGCGAATGGAAAGAAAGCACAATACTATGAATAA
- a CDS encoding M16 family metallopeptidase, whose protein sequence is MVINLVSCKDDKVSLTGLDKKILPNDSAVVAGELPNGLRYYIRKNRNPENRAVLYLVNKIGSVHETDAQRGLAHFLEHMAFRGTKNFPGNNVIDFLEKAGVKFGADLNAYTSYNETVYQLPIPTQDSSLLGTGLAILKDWAQHIEITEAGVNSERGIILAEKRQRQGLEQRIREQSLFNLLNGAKYAERSPIGIDSVLKNAKAADLQKFYHDWYRPDLQSIIAVGDFDAEEMEKKIIAIFGDLKKNSNTAQPEEVKIPQIEREHYQTILDEEITNTTIQVLHKYAARDKIKSELDLRNSMIVSLFNTMLANRSNDLRRGAEMPFLSASAKIETLFADLGSASVNVTVNPGEYEKGFKTIMREIRKVKESGFNQHELDRAKASFIEKRDYQFGERSKVTSQNYVTVYVNAFLKNLSYPSAEFYNEFYNLHIRNIGLEEVQAVIEKFYNNKNRDFYVIAPLNEQDQLPGVEELEKWTGEVEKEELVVQEEKKVNKKLMNELPKGGSIVSETTDQEMGITTWKLSNGAKVVLKPTTFRNDQILISAFSPGGSSLYPDKDYQSAIDAVGILSRGGIGDLDLKTLSRVLTGKIMQVNPFISENYEGVNANTSKKDLESSFQLMYLYFTQPRLDKELVGSVLREAKDRAMKRYSKPSNVYADSINAIMFGHHFRKRAAFAERVDMIDPDISLKIYKERFADFSDFTFVLVGSFDLNSIRPMVQKYLAGLPSLNRNEGTNYIQYAYPESGFTKIIEKGKTDRSTVTMILDGKYTDDVNLVGNMTAIRDIVQLKMTERLRGTEHEVYSPGISLSMLDNSKRYELRIGFTCSPAMVEKLTMAAKDELNKLVTNGASPGELTKFKAEFAKSLEVQLKRNEYWTSQICAKLQVGRELKEITEVAKQIEAVSAQSFKEAAKKYLNTGNLKIFVLSPEK, encoded by the coding sequence TTGGTCATCAATTTAGTATCCTGTAAAGACGATAAAGTTTCATTGACAGGATTGGACAAAAAGATATTGCCGAATGATTCTGCCGTTGTTGCCGGTGAACTGCCGAATGGTTTAAGATATTATATCCGTAAGAACAGGAACCCGGAGAACAGGGCAGTGCTTTACCTTGTGAATAAGATAGGTTCTGTTCATGAGACGGATGCGCAGCGTGGCCTGGCGCATTTTTTAGAGCATATGGCATTTCGCGGAACAAAGAATTTTCCGGGAAATAATGTGATTGATTTCCTGGAAAAGGCCGGCGTCAAATTCGGAGCTGACCTGAATGCTTACACGAGTTATAATGAAACCGTGTATCAGCTTCCGATTCCTACGCAGGACAGCAGTTTGCTGGGCACCGGCCTGGCCATCCTGAAAGATTGGGCGCAGCATATCGAGATTACGGAAGCAGGCGTGAACTCGGAGCGTGGCATTATCCTGGCTGAAAAACGGCAGCGGCAGGGACTGGAACAACGTATCAGGGAACAAAGTCTGTTCAACCTGTTGAATGGCGCTAAATATGCAGAAAGATCCCCCATCGGGATCGATAGCGTATTGAAGAATGCAAAGGCTGCCGATCTGCAAAAATTCTATCATGACTGGTACCGGCCCGATCTTCAGTCCATCATTGCAGTAGGTGATTTTGATGCGGAGGAAATGGAAAAAAAGATCATTGCCATTTTCGGCGATCTGAAAAAGAATAGCAATACCGCTCAACCGGAGGAAGTGAAGATACCGCAGATTGAGCGGGAACATTACCAGACAATTCTGGATGAAGAGATCACCAATACCACCATTCAGGTGCTGCATAAATATGCTGCCCGGGACAAAATAAAGTCCGAGCTGGACCTGAGAAATTCCATGATCGTTTCTCTGTTCAATACAATGCTGGCTAACCGTAGTAATGATTTGCGGAGAGGGGCTGAAATGCCATTCCTGAGTGCAAGTGCAAAAATAGAGACTTTATTTGCTGACCTGGGATCGGCTTCAGTGAATGTAACAGTCAACCCCGGTGAATACGAAAAAGGATTCAAGACCATCATGCGTGAGATCCGTAAGGTGAAAGAATCAGGCTTTAACCAGCATGAACTGGATCGTGCGAAGGCTTCCTTTATTGAAAAAAGGGATTATCAGTTTGGTGAACGGAGCAAGGTGACGTCTCAAAATTATGTAACCGTGTATGTCAATGCTTTTTTAAAGAATTTATCATACCCTTCCGCTGAATTTTACAATGAATTCTATAACCTGCATATCAGGAATATCGGGCTGGAAGAAGTACAGGCCGTCATTGAAAAGTTTTACAATAATAAGAACCGGGATTTCTATGTGATAGCGCCACTGAATGAACAGGATCAGCTTCCTGGTGTGGAAGAACTGGAAAAATGGACAGGAGAAGTAGAAAAAGAGGAACTGGTGGTTCAGGAAGAAAAGAAAGTGAATAAGAAACTGATGAACGAGTTACCCAAAGGAGGGAGCATTGTTTCTGAAACAACTGACCAGGAAATGGGGATCACTACCTGGAAATTGAGCAATGGAGCAAAAGTGGTACTCAAGCCAACAACTTTCAGAAATGATCAGATATTGATCTCGGCATTTAGCCCTGGGGGAAGTTCCCTTTATCCGGATAAGGATTATCAGTCGGCAATCGATGCTGTAGGGATCTTATCGAGAGGCGGTATTGGAGACCTGGACCTGAAAACATTATCGAGGGTGTTGACTGGCAAGATCATGCAGGTAAATCCTTTTATCAGCGAAAATTATGAAGGGGTGAATGCAAACACCAGTAAGAAGGATCTGGAATCTTCTTTTCAACTGATGTATCTCTATTTCACGCAACCGAGGCTGGATAAGGAATTGGTTGGCAGCGTACTCAGGGAAGCCAAAGACAGGGCCATGAAAAGATACAGTAAGCCATCAAATGTGTATGCGGATTCCATCAACGCTATCATGTTCGGACATCACTTTCGTAAAAGAGCTGCATTTGCAGAAAGAGTTGATATGATCGATCCGGATATATCGCTTAAAATTTATAAGGAACGCTTTGCTGATTTTTCAGATTTCACTTTTGTACTGGTAGGAAGCTTCGATCTCAATTCGATCAGGCCAATGGTACAGAAATACCTGGCAGGTCTTCCTTCGCTGAACAGGAATGAAGGGACCAACTACATTCAATATGCATATCCTGAAAGCGGGTTTACTAAAATAATCGAAAAAGGGAAAACAGACCGGTCTACCGTAACGATGATCCTGGATGGGAAATATACGGATGACGTCAACCTGGTGGGAAATATGACGGCCATCAGGGATATAGTACAGCTTAAAATGACGGAAAGGCTTCGTGGCACAGAGCATGAAGTGTATTCGCCTGGTATTTCATTGAGCATGCTGGATAACAGCAAACGCTATGAATTACGTATCGGTTTTACCTGCTCGCCTGCAATGGTGGAAAAATTGACGATGGCTGCAAAGGATGAATTGAACAAGCTGGTTACCAACGGCGCAAGTCCCGGGGAATTGACAAAATTCAAAGCGGAATTTGCAAAGAGCCTGGAAGTTCAGCTCAAGCGAAACGAATACTGGACGAGCCAGATCTGTGCTAAACTACAGGTGGGCAGGGAACTTAAAGAGATCACTGAAGTGGCTAAGCAAATTGAAGCGGTTAGCGCGCAGAGTTTTAAAGAGGCTGCGAAAAAATATTTGAATACAGGCAATTTGAAAATATTCGTACTGTCTCCTGAAAAATAA
- a CDS encoding FecR family protein yields the protein MIDKKLIEKFLRGECPEDEAAGVLQYLRQHPSVLEEFLPEEEWEKYVSVPATTVDEELYGNIQESIRSGKRKRTMLISLFGAAAAILLFFGIRYISQDNKVAGETELAANSTTETIRKNSTAAAQQITLPDHSIITLSAGSEIRYASDYNVSNRHIYLTGKAEFSVAKDKEKQFTVFCGKVATTALGTRFSVDGNAKTISVVLYEGKVVVKKVKDETIANYLLPGDQISFNIRKEIFEKFRNEGLAAAKSSPKTEMEKGTTVNTRPADAKASQIETGPDENSGHINFQNQNLKKVLDQLAERYNVEIDYPTEISSSINIFISVDTTQTIDKILRNIAAINNLEVKKIADKKFYISK from the coding sequence TTGATCGATAAAAAACTCATAGAGAAGTTTCTGAGGGGCGAGTGTCCGGAGGATGAGGCAGCCGGGGTATTGCAATACCTGCGGCAGCATCCATCTGTGCTGGAGGAATTCCTGCCCGAGGAGGAATGGGAGAAATATGTTTCGGTTCCCGCAACAACCGTTGATGAGGAACTTTATGGGAACATACAGGAATCCATCCGTAGCGGAAAAAGGAAAAGAACAATGTTGATCTCACTGTTCGGCGCAGCTGCCGCGATCCTCTTATTTTTCGGGATCAGGTACATCAGCCAGGATAATAAAGTTGCCGGAGAAACTGAACTGGCTGCAAACAGTACTACTGAAACGATCAGGAAAAACAGTACAGCTGCTGCTCAGCAGATCACGCTTCCCGATCATTCCATTATTACACTTTCTGCAGGCAGCGAGATCAGGTATGCCAGTGATTATAATGTATCCAATCGCCATATCTACCTGACCGGCAAAGCCGAATTCTCTGTGGCAAAAGATAAAGAAAAGCAGTTTACTGTTTTCTGTGGCAAGGTGGCTACCACTGCACTGGGTACCAGGTTCAGCGTTGATGGCAATGCGAAGACCATTTCTGTTGTGCTGTATGAAGGCAAAGTGGTGGTGAAAAAAGTGAAGGATGAAACCATCGCCAATTATTTGTTACCAGGGGATCAGATCAGCTTCAATATCAGGAAAGAGATCTTCGAGAAGTTCCGTAATGAGGGGCTCGCTGCAGCAAAATCATCTCCCAAAACAGAAATGGAAAAGGGCACAACGGTTAACACAAGACCTGCGGATGCGAAAGCCTCACAGATCGAAACCGGACCTGACGAGAATAGCGGTCATATCAATTTCCAGAACCAAAACCTGAAAAAGGTGCTGGACCAGCTTGCTGAACGCTACAATGTGGAAATCGATTATCCTACAGAAATATCATCTTCCATCAATATATTCATTTCTGTAGACACAACGCAAACGATCGATAAGATACTGCGCAATATTGCCGCTATCAATAATCTCGAAGTAAAGAAGATCGCAGACAAAAAATTCTATATATCGAAATAA
- a CDS encoding Gldg family protein: MKTTYRIAKAELQVLFYSPVAWLILVIFALQTGIVYTNLYGAMAHRDIVGQATKNITYAIFNNQMDGFFLSIQGYLYLYIPLLTMGVISREFNSGSIKLLYSSPVNSFQIVLGKYLALIVFAFTLIGILSMFALHGAITIGNFDYPAVLCALLGLFLLICAYTAVGIFMSSITSYTVVAAIGTLGILALLNLMKSWWQDIAFVRDITYWIAISGRSNTFIAGLITSEDLLYFVMVILLFVSFTIIKLQVERKKISAWATFSRYAVTLIVVCLVGYVSALPSFKVYYDTTYSKVNTISENSQKVVDMLKGPLTIHTYANMLDRYYFYGLPKNYKQEAKRFEKYLRFKPDMKLEQTLYYNRANYPYLETRFPELSDSERMDSLKILNDWSFDVKSYDEISDKVDLSGEGYRYVHVLEAANGQKTFLRIFNDMYVHPSEAEITAALKRLVMELPKVGFVEGHGERQSNSNQDRGYNMVTEEKTFRHSMLNQGFDFTNISLASEVPADIQIMVIAEPRKPYSAIELQNLEKYIAKGGNLIIAGEPDVSAQMNEITKEIGVTFLPGTLVHANKDIQPDVVALRPSDEAVKFSFQLEDMKKQAYSLALAGSSVLQFDPSKGFEATTLFRTPASGVWLEKDSFNTIDHLPVLDVEKGESEQEYPAVMALSRTVNDKQQKILVTGDADWLSNKELGINRPKVRAANYYLIAAAFFWLSDGKAPIDMRLAPPVDNKLNYSKSWKMVGGLLKIGFPLVLALIGVFIWMRRRAR, from the coding sequence ATGAAAACAACATATCGGATTGCAAAGGCGGAATTACAGGTATTGTTTTATTCTCCTGTAGCCTGGTTGATACTGGTGATTTTTGCACTTCAGACAGGTATTGTATATACCAATCTTTATGGCGCCATGGCGCACAGGGATATTGTGGGCCAGGCAACCAAAAATATTACCTATGCCATTTTCAATAACCAAATGGATGGCTTCTTTCTCAGCATTCAGGGCTATCTCTATTTATATATTCCATTATTGACGATGGGAGTGATCAGCCGCGAGTTCAACAGCGGATCTATCAAACTGCTGTATTCATCACCGGTCAATAGCTTTCAGATAGTTCTGGGAAAGTACCTGGCGCTGATCGTTTTTGCATTCACATTGATCGGAATACTGAGCATGTTTGCATTGCATGGCGCTATCACCATCGGGAACTTTGATTATCCTGCTGTACTCTGCGCGCTGCTGGGATTGTTCCTGCTGATCTGTGCATATACTGCTGTAGGTATTTTTATGTCGTCCATCACTTCTTATACGGTAGTGGCCGCCATTGGTACACTGGGGATCCTGGCATTGCTGAACCTGATGAAAAGCTGGTGGCAGGATATTGCATTTGTGAGGGATATCACTTACTGGATCGCTATTTCAGGAAGAAGCAACACATTCATTGCAGGACTGATCACTTCGGAAGATCTGCTTTATTTTGTAATGGTGATCCTTCTCTTCGTTTCATTCACTATCATAAAGCTGCAGGTTGAAAGAAAGAAGATCTCTGCCTGGGCTACCTTTTCCAGGTATGCAGTAACGCTGATCGTGGTTTGTCTTGTTGGCTATGTAAGCGCCCTGCCTTCCTTCAAGGTTTATTATGATACCACTTATTCGAAAGTGAATACGATCAGTGAGAACAGTCAGAAAGTGGTTGACATGCTGAAAGGTCCGCTGACCATTCATACCTATGCGAATATGCTGGACAGGTATTACTTCTATGGATTACCGAAAAACTATAAGCAGGAAGCCAAGCGTTTTGAAAAATATCTCCGCTTCAAACCTGATATGAAATTGGAGCAAACCCTGTACTACAATCGCGCCAATTATCCCTATCTGGAAACCCGCTTCCCTGAACTGTCCGATTCAGAAAGAATGGACTCCCTGAAGATCCTGAACGACTGGTCCTTTGATGTGAAGTCCTATGACGAGATCAGCGACAAAGTAGATCTGTCGGGTGAAGGATACCGTTATGTACATGTATTGGAAGCGGCGAATGGACAAAAGACATTCCTGCGCATCTTCAACGACATGTATGTGCATCCCAGCGAAGCCGAGATAACGGCGGCTCTTAAACGCCTGGTGATGGAACTTCCGAAAGTGGGTTTTGTGGAAGGACATGGAGAACGACAAAGCAATTCAAACCAGGACAGGGGCTATAATATGGTAACAGAGGAAAAAACTTTCCGTCACTCCATGCTGAACCAGGGATTTGATTTTACCAATATCTCCCTGGCGTCTGAAGTACCTGCTGATATACAGATCATGGTGATTGCAGAGCCCAGGAAACCCTATTCCGCCATCGAGCTGCAAAACCTGGAAAAGTATATCGCCAAAGGAGGCAACCTGATCATTGCAGGTGAACCGGATGTTTCTGCACAAATGAATGAGATCACCAAAGAGATCGGGGTGACATTCCTGCCTGGTACCCTGGTGCATGCCAATAAAGATATTCAACCCGATGTAGTTGCCCTGCGGCCTTCCGATGAAGCTGTTAAGTTCTCTTTTCAGTTGGAGGATATGAAGAAACAGGCTTATTCCCTTGCGCTTGCCGGCAGCTCTGTACTGCAATTTGATCCATCGAAAGGGTTTGAGGCCACTACGCTTTTCAGAACGCCTGCATCCGGCGTCTGGCTTGAAAAAGACAGCTTCAATACGATCGATCATTTACCTGTGCTGGATGTTGAAAAAGGAGAATCAGAACAGGAATATCCTGCTGTAATGGCTTTAAGCAGAACTGTGAATGATAAACAACAAAAGATACTGGTGACCGGTGATGCAGACTGGCTGAGTAATAAAGAGCTCGGCATCAACAGACCGAAAGTAAGAGCCGCGAATTATTACCTGATCGCAGCCGCCTTTTTCTGGCTGAGTGATGGCAAAGCGCCTATCGATATGCGCCTGGCTCCACCCGTCGACAATAAGCTCAACTATTCCAAATCATGGAAGATGGTTGGTGGATTGTTGAAAATCGGATTCCCGCTGGTACTGGCTTTGATTGGTGTATTTATTTGGATGAGAAGAAGGGCCAGGTAA
- a CDS encoding ABC transporter ATP-binding protein, translating to MSESIVKVEQLSHRYSVQWAIKDISFELMEKGIYGLLGANGAGKSTIMNIMCGVLKQTKGNVYIRGYNLDTHPVEAKKRIGFLPQVPPVQPELTVEEYLTYCAHLRMIPKAEIPSAVKNVMEQCNLSHYRRRLIKNLSGGYKQRAGIAQAIIHKPEFVIFDEPTNGLDPNQILEVRKLIKNIAEERTVILSTHILQEVQALCEHIWMINEGQMIFSGPMEDFDTYLQPSSLSLSLAQLPSLQYLTAIDGVVDATHTGGIDYTVNYASDSREVISRIVKSAVENNWELLHISQNKNSLDNIFAELSKKKS from the coding sequence ATGAGCGAATCTATTGTAAAAGTGGAACAGCTATCCCATCGGTACAGTGTACAATGGGCCATCAAAGACATCAGCTTTGAATTAATGGAAAAAGGGATTTATGGATTGTTGGGAGCTAACGGAGCGGGCAAATCCACCATCATGAATATCATGTGTGGCGTATTAAAACAAACAAAGGGCAATGTATATATCAGGGGATACAACCTGGATACGCATCCGGTGGAGGCCAAGAAGAGGATCGGCTTTCTTCCCCAGGTGCCCCCGGTTCAACCTGAACTTACTGTAGAGGAATATCTGACTTATTGTGCGCACCTGCGTATGATACCCAAAGCAGAAATTCCATCTGCTGTAAAAAATGTAATGGAACAATGTAATCTCTCTCACTATAGAAGGAGGCTGATCAAAAATCTTTCAGGAGGATACAAACAAAGGGCCGGTATTGCACAGGCAATCATTCACAAACCGGAATTTGTAATTTTTGATGAGCCCACCAATGGACTGGACCCTAACCAGATCCTGGAGGTAAGGAAGCTGATCAAAAATATCGCTGAAGAAAGAACAGTGATCCTCTCTACGCATATCCTGCAGGAAGTTCAGGCGCTTTGTGAGCATATCTGGATGATCAATGAAGGACAGATGATCTTTTCCGGTCCCATGGAGGATTTCGACACCTACCTGCAGCCGAGCTCGCTCTCTTTGAGCCTGGCGCAGCTTCCTTCCCTGCAGTACCTGACAGCTATCGACGGAGTGGTTGATGCAACCCATACGGGAGGTATCGACTATACAGTGAACTATGCTTCCGATTCAAGGGAGGTGATCTCACGTATCGTGAAAAGCGCTGTGGAGAATAACTGGGAGTTGTTGCATATCTCACAAAACAAAAATTCACTCGATAATATTTTTGCCGAGCTCTCAAAGAAGAAGTCCTGA